TCCATCAGTAAGAGTAAAATCATTCCTTGGAAGGTGCAGCTATATGCACCTGTCACGTGACCCGTCCCGGTTATATGTGACTGCCTGGAGTTCCATAAATCACGTCACTAAGATAGTACAAATAACTGTCTGAattaatgattcagtgattcactcataaatacttcacttgtttcatgcAACACAATTGTTATTTGAAGCACCAAGTTAcattcaaaaggtgatttactctattttgattgTTACCGTAGACtagggctgaaacgattagtcgacattatcgacaacgtcgacaataaaaaattgtcgacaaatatttttgttgttgaacagtctcttgatctcatacaacctatttgaagggcctgcaataacgcggtgtaaccagtggggcgctgtagcgcaatactgtaatgcagccctcccggatccaatccaataaaagaagtcagCGCTTTGAAGAGCATAGTGCAAACGAAGTCGAACCCGTGGTGAAATCAAATGTGGGagattaacatagcataaacataacaaacataacgtttagcataactacagaatactgtcatgcagggccaccaactctcattcaaactcactgttctcacgccacacgttcattttctcacacagtgaaagatgcatcgcagagcaaagaggacacagacaacgcaccgacagatcaggttactttagatataaaactaagtctaagcttttaaattcagtcaatattactacgggattcaaacaatacttgtggtggtgacgctgtttaacgttgtgtggcagatcgctgtaacacctcggttcaagcggcatgtgaacctattcctctctattacagcgcgaaataaacatgaatgaacatcaaaaagtacttactgaacttaatgaaatgaatccatctctattgtaatcacttaatcggagttttaaccgcagaaagaagtcaataaaacttgcaaacaaatatatcacacaaaatgtaacatttacctcaggaaagccattcaatgaccataaactcgattttgtgtgtgtgtgtgtgtgtgtgtatatatatatatatataaaatgatatataatatgtgtgtgtgtgtatgtatgttgtttcatttttcagaaaaaccccacataattacattatattttttttaacctgaaGGATATTGATCTATTCAGTTGGcttgaaaattattaaaaatacacttttaaaagctgaagtgatttccttgttttatttactaaagtacagtataactcaatattttaactaattgctaaagtagAATAATCGAACAAAGCTTACTGATTAACCAGTGCAATAatcgatgattagtcgattaatcgttctaataatcgatagattaatcgattatcaaaataatcgtttgttgcagccctaccgtagacatcagtgtttatatctgaactataaacttcccagtacttctgtgataatttgaatatttgaaacTGTTTCGAAACTGAATCCGCCtctgaaatcacatgattttggcagtttgatatgcgtTCCTAATTAGTGATTCGAAGCAAATgattcacaaatgttttcaacctTCACAAAGCAGTAGGTGCATAGCAATTCACGTATATGCATTATTCTATTTAGTTGTATAAATAGTGCAAGTAGTTCActctgaaaattccaaaaagaaaaagtgcactttaaagtGCACCCGAATGATGCAAAtaacttcatgcactcaactgttgTAGCTTTCCTTATGTAGCAGAGTGCTCACACTTAATAAATTACTTTGCTGCACTATATTCATTCGGTTTCATGGTTCTTTGTCCAGCAAATTGTTtgtatgcatttctttttaatggcaattttttttaaatgttagacCTCCGTACCCCTAGACCGCTCCGGGGGGCGTAAAATTtatgggggctcgtccgggatcaAAAATACCCGCCCCAAGACATTAactattttattaaagattGTGGACCATTATAAAATTCTAAAAACCTTGTGGTGAGGCAAGCTCTTATGAAAAATATTAAGAGTGCTATATATTTGAAAGGTTGGTTTCGAAAATGGCCATCCCTCTCATGATGGACTCTCTCATTATtcaattttgttcattttgaacaaaaaaaagttacatagtgtagctttatttattcatctctctctcttcgcAGCACGTTTGCTCGGACTGCAAGAAGAGCTTCTGCTCGCTGTGTTCTGTGCTGCAGGAAAACCTGCGGCGCTGCGCCACCTGCCACCTGCTGTGGGGCACGGCCTTCCAGCGACCCAGGTTAATGCGACTCCGCGTTAAAGACCTGCGGCAGTACCTCACGCTGCGAAACATCAACACGGACACATGCAGGGAGAAAGAGGACCTGGTGGACCTGGTGCTCTGCCATCTGGGTGCCGAGCTGGAGATCGGggaagatgaggaggaggaggaggaagaagaagaggaggcgGTAGCAGACACGGACAGTCTACCATCACTTCCGCGCGCTCTCTCCACACTGCCTGCTTCCACAGCACGGTCTTCCTCCCAGCAGTCGGTGCTGTCCGTAGCCGCATCTCAGGGAGAAGCTCTCAGTCGCAGCAATAGCTCAGGGACAACCAATCAGGTGAGGCGCTTTCTTTCAGTCACTGTTTTTGCATGCATTGCATCACCAGAACCTCAGTCGGTGGCTAATATTCTTATATCCTTttaatttagcagacacttttaggCTATGTTCACATTGTCAGTTTTTTGGATTGACAACTGCATTTACTTATAGCTGTGAGTCCCATTCACACAGCAGCTTACAGTAGCATCTTGAATACTGTCTGTATGAAAATGCAATGGCAGTCAAGCCTGTATTCTCTTATCAGTAACCATAGCGAcagtgaccaaagtaatatcaaagatggcaacatccataaaactgaaaagtcttaTCACTTTTGACACAACAAGAGTCCAAAGCGCTCGAGTTCATCCATCAAATCTTCATGAACCGACAGCAGCTTTTACATCCGATGGAGAACAGTAACTGGATCTAAAACATtcagatgacacacagctcATATCTCCGTCACTGAAAGTTACCGAAACCACACATGAAAACCCGTAACACAGAGTAGCCATGCATTTGTGCAGCACAGAACGTGACACAACTAGTTGTTGGGTCCGGTTCCGTGCGAGTTTTCCAAGAATGCGGTTATGAGTCTTGAAAATTTACAGGTGTGAGTTTGGTTAGAGAATTCGGTTGTCGCTCCTGTAAataactgaactgtgtgtgagCGCAAAccgtattaaaggattagttcacttcagaattaaaatttcctcataatttactcacccccatgtcatccaagatgtttatgtttttctttcttcagtcgaaaagaaatgaaggtttttgatgaaaacattccaggatttttttttggacttcaacagttaccaacgggttgaaggtccaaattgcagtttcagtgcagcttcaaagggctctacacgatcccagacgaagaataagtgtcttatctagtgaaacgatcagtcattttctaaaaaaaaaatgcatacactttttaaccacaaaatgcTCATTTTGCACTGcaccacgcatgacgtaatcacgtTGTAAAGATAACGTGTGACGTAGGCAAAAATACCGATCCAGTGTCCacaaagtgaacgtgcaaagactaagttaAATggactttacaaaaaaaggtaaaacaacgatgccggatgattttgaagtttgaggagaaaatgagaccTACTGCAGCACTGCAgcacctttccaacgtgattacgtaatgcgtggcgcatcgcagagcagtgtatttgtggttaaaatgaccgatcgttttgctagacaagacccttattcctcgtctgggatcatgtagaaccctttgaagctgcactgaaactgaaaatttggaccttcaacccattggtaactgttgaagtccactatatggagaaaaatcctggaatgttttcctcaaaaaccttaatttcttttcgactgaaaaagGAAAGATATAaaaatcttggatgacatgggggtgagcaaatcatcattttaattctgaagtgaactaatcctttaaggattCAAATAGAGGATTGACAAACGTATTCTcttgctgtgtgaacatggaTTTATTCAAAGCGATTTAAAAACAAGGAAAATCACAAGCAATTTGTCATGAGAGCAGAACAATATTTGCAGTACAAAATACCaaacagaaagaagaaagacctttttttttttttcattttactcaTTTTTAACAAACAAGTCCAAcatatatgatacatttttctcatttacTATAAGACGTGGTTCAGCATTTATAATCAATAagatattttcattaaattaaatgtattacttAATGTGGCAATTtacaacattttcaaaatacattttaatgcatatacttatttacaatatttattttatattttttataattatcttgttaaatgatatttatttataatatttgctTTTAATGGTTTAATGGCCACTAAATAGAGCAATATTTTGAAAACAGATCAGTGTTTACACATTTACAATCTTCaacctttaaaatgacttacctaaaattacacattaagtaaccaaaaaaacttttttttttcctatgtaTTGCTTTAACATTACTGTCAattattatcttttaaatttttgtgTCATTAAGTCTCATTTCAGTTGTTTTTATGTCATTCACAATCACTTTCTGAATACATAAGCAAGGATTTTTTTCTcaatctgaattttttttagaCCGATCTATTGACTCCTGTTCTCTGTACAGTTATTAAGCTGCTTACAACCCTCAGTTAGCAGACACTCATCCGTTCTGACGTGCTTTGATGCGACGTGACCGCGTGGATACTTGAAACAGCTGTACCCCACCAGGCTAGCCGTGACGTTTAAGCCTTTCCTTTTTATTTAGATGTGACATGCTGAGCGTGTTACATAATGTTGGAATAGGTTGTCCGATAATTCCTGAATGACTTAGTACACTTACAGTTGAACAGCACAGCCATTAAAGTGCTTTTTAAGAGGAAAATGACTAAGTTTGATAACTACGTAAATTCACCCTGAAGTTTTAAAGAGTGCGTCTGTGTGTTCAGGAAGAGACTGTGATGGTCTAGTGTGACTTTAGAGCCTGAGTTGGCAGACTGACCCATTCATTATTAATACACAGCCAGCCAGCAAAGCTGCACGATGTCTGTATGTGGCCTGTGTGTGAGATCTCGGTCCATGTGCTGAGCCCTCTCATAAAGACACAGTCATTCTTCTGCAAGACAGCAGACAGGATGAACACTGAGCCATTAGCTAATTGTTCTGAATGCGGCAAATAGGAAAAGAGACAGACCAACAAACCATCCAAACGCTGTCTGCACACACAGTCCTTATGTGAATGATACAGGGAAGAAAATATTGCAATCAGTGGGAATGAATGATTGAATCTGTAATGTGTTGATATTTGATGTGCAGTTGCAGAACTGAGGGAAGCTAATTGTGAGAATGTGATGGtagattatttaatttaaatgcactTAAACAGAGTAGTTTTTATGGAGATTTAAAGTGAATCTCACCTTTTtaagtgggggaaaaaaagaattttgaaaCTTAAAAATACATGAATGCGCAATGTTCTCAAAGACTTCTTTTCATTTTACTCATATTTGGCAAGGTAAATCTTTCCAAAACCAATAGAATAGctcattttttatgatttactTTAGGATGTGTTTTACAATTTATAATcagtaaaattaattaaattaaatgtaattcttAATGAGGAAATTTTAgtacaaaataatatatatttatttattatttacaatacTTGAATAATATGGTGATGTATCTGAAGAGTATTTTTGTAATGCATctaaatttttattatattatattatattatattatattatattatattatattatattatattatattatattatgtcctttgaactttctattcatcaataaatcctggaaaaaaaatatgatgtcttccacaaaaatattaagcaacacaactgttttggacattgatgataataataataataataataataataataataataacaataactgttattattaataataatgtctcttgaacagcaaatcagcatattagaatgatttctgaaggatcatgtgacactgaagactggagtattaAATTATccgaattttaaaaaataaataatcattttaaaatgatcaattctatattcagatagaaaacaattattttcaattgtgatatttcacaacattactgcttttactgtatttttcttttaaatttttcaCTGACTTTTGACtgtacaaacttttgaacgatagtatattatatattattatatataatatttgttatgtttattttcGCTATGTataacatgtttgtgttttaaatatggCTTGAATTTATATtctaaaacttaaattaaaagatttaatatataagaTCAAGTAAGTGGTCAGATATACCAGATTTTAccaatttattacatttattcatttagcataTGATATTATCCATATCCATAGCTTTTCTTTTCTATATAACTACAAACACTAAAGAGGAGAGATGATGGGATCTGAACTCGCAGCACCCGTGTGATCACCACACAGAACACGCATTCTGACTTCAACCAGGTTTAATCTGATCTAAGATCTTGATTTCTGTGTTTTATCTTCAGGACCATGGAGATGCTGCATCAGTTTCCCTCCTCAACCTGGAGCCTCATGACGACATACTGGAGGTGAGACAAACCATCCCTGTGTTCACTTCTGACAAAATCAGCATGCCTTGAGTGATCGTGCCACCTACTGTGAAGACGATTGGGTTACTTTAAAACCCCTCGATTCTCTCAGCAtccattaacattaataattcagtGGCATCCAATAACTGCTTAGTGTTTGGCAAATACCTCAGAAGAACATCTACAGAAGTTAAAAATTAGCAGTCTGGTGTAATATCACTATGGGCTACAGTTAAATGCTATAACCCGTCCTTTCACACGTCTCTGTTGACGTCTGTCCCGAGCAGGCGAGCCCAGCGACGCAGAGACGCGCACGTGCCTCCCTCTCGGACCTGTCCCGCGAGGACGACATCGAGAGCCTGACGGTGCGGCAGCTGAAAGAGATTCTCGCCCGCAACTTCGTCAACTATTCAGGCTGCTGTGAGAAATGGGAGCTGGTGGAGCGGGTCCATCGTCTTTACAGAGAGAACGAACTCAACAGAAGATCAAGTAAGGCTCAATGTGACGCATATAAGTTTAGACTCTACCTAAAGTGGTCTACTTATACTGTGGTTGTTTCTGAAACAtctaggccctgtttacacccgGTATTAAGCTGTGTTGTGGTCTatcagatcacaagtagacgagaaagaaaggggagggtctatggacgggtaaatgaatgtgttttttcagatctttcgaactaatggacaaaattagctcgcacaatttacatatgaatatGACTGGAGATGATAAAAAACATGCGGAGAGCCTCAGCTTTAATTTCTGCTCTCTTAGCCGCAAGACCACGGCAAACggcgtgagtgtgtgttagaactGTTAAATGCTGTTCAAACGCATTCAACCACATGAGTgtttacactacgaaagcaatccggtcaaatGCGTTTTGGATTACCTttggaagtggttgaaagtggacaagctcaaaacattttagaccctgtttacacctgtatttagcgttgtCCACGtatgatccgatcgaccaaaacacatcttaataccaggtctAAAAAGGGCCTTATATTCACCCAAAATATTCATAGGCTGAAAGGGAATGATAGAGACTTTAGTTGATTCAATACATTATTCAATTTtaataattcaattaaattcCTGTCTATTGTCAtgcataaaaaatgaaatttgttaGAAACGCTTACAGTGCATCCACCCATAACAGCACAACAGCAATAGATATAAGCATGACACAATAAGTATAACAcattacaatacaatacaataactTTTGCAACTGAAATGAGGAGTTGCATGTACAAATATTGCACATCATTATCTTGCAGTGGCCCTAATATACAATTAGTGTAATTGAAATATGTCCATTCAAAGTGCAATTGAGTGTTCAGAGTAACAGTATTCATTTCCCGTATGGCTCTGGAGCAGAAACTGTTCTTAAATCTGTTTGTCCGTGATACAGTGGACCTGAAGTGCCTACCGGGGGGCAGCCGGACAAACAGATGATGTCCAGGGTGAAATGGGTCTTTCAGTATGTTAGCTGTTCTACTTAGACAACGAGTGCTGAATAAGGCTTCCAGGGAGGGCAGTGGGCAGCCGATGATCTTCTGGGCTGTACTGATGACCCGCTGGAGGGCTCTCCTGTCTGCTGCTGAGTAGCTGGCATACCACAAAGAGGTGCAGTATATTAGCACACTCTCGTTGGAACAGAATGGAAGGATGCCAGCCGTTTTACTTGCAGTTGATTTTGCTTGGAGATTCTCAGGAAGTGGAGTCTCTGCTCTGCCTTCTTGACTATTGGTGTGgtttttatggaagcttgtttccaccactgaataaaaagtaaacaaggtataattgtgactttttatctcagaattgcgGTGTTGGGAGTTATATTCagtcttttttcctcagaattggactttataacttgcaattgcgagtttatatctctcaattctgagaaaagaagtcagaatataaactcgcaattatgataaaaacgtcagaattgtgagataaagtcgcaattaccttttttattttttatttagaggtggaaacaagcttccataggttTTTGGTAGCCCAGCAGAAATCTGCAGAGATATATTTTCCCAGGAAACTGAAAACGGACAATATCCACATAATGCATAAAGGCCCAGGGATTGCACTGCTCTTTCGGAAGTTTATTATgagttcttttgtttttaaaggtgccctagaatcaaaaatttaatttaccttggcatagttgaataacaagagttcagtacatggaaaagacatacagtgagtctcaaacaccattgtttcctccttcttatataaatctcatttgtttaaaagacctcagaagaacaggcgaatctcaacgtaacaccgactgttacgtaacagtcgggatcattaatatgtacgcccccaatatttgcatatgccagctcatgttcaaggcattacacaagggcaggcagtattaacgtctggatctgtgcacagctgaatcatcagactaggtaagtaagcaatagcgaaaaatggcagatggagcaataataactgacatgatccatgattacatgatatttttagtgatatttgtaaattgtctttctaaatgtttcgttagcatgttgctaatatactgttaaatgtggtcaaagttaccatcgtttattactgtattcacagagacaacagagtcgtcgctattttcatttttaaacacttgcagtctgtataattcataaacacaacttcattctttataaatctctccaacagtgtgtaatgttagctttagccatggagcatagcctcaaactcattcagaatcaaatgtaaacatccaaataaatactatactcacatgatctgacggaatttaaaggggccgcgcgctgaatcggtgcatagttaatgatgccccaaaataggcagttaaaaaaaattataaaaaaaaaatctatggggtattttgagctgaaacttcacagacacattcaggggacaccttagacttatattacatcttgtaaaaactggttctagggcacctttaaagagttCAGTATGAGACTATTGTCTGAACACCACACTGCCAGTCTTTGGACTTCGTCCCTATAAGCTGTCTCGTCTTCTACTTAGATAAGTCCGACCACAGTTGCATCGTCTGCAGACATAATAATGGTGTTTGTGGGATGAGTGAGGACACAGTCATGAGTGTAGAGAGCATAACGAAGGGGGCTCAGCACATAGTCCTGTGGGGCACCCGTGCCGAGTTTGAGGATGGAGGACAGATGGGGATCCAGTCTAACAGTCTTGGGGTGATTTGTCAAAGAACCCTTGATCAGATGGCAAATAGATTGGTCACAAAACTTGCTGACTTTTTCCCCAATCTGAattctgtcaaaaaaaaaaaatttcttaagCAGATGATCCTTCTTATAGAAGATATCATGAAGATGTTTTAATTAGTAGAATAGTACATGAAATGTTCCTTGGTAACTTTATGTAACAGACCATTTTATCTTCTACTGGCTATATAATTGGCAAAATAATGAGAGGGAAACTCTGTGGTCAGCTTTTGTTGATGTTCAGGCTGAAAAGAGCTCAGCTGGCATCTCATAATAAGAGCGATGGATGAGAAAGAACGCAGTCATTTTATCACAGTCTTCAAATATTTTTGCCAGACTGCATGTGAGAAAAAACAACATGAAATTGAATCAGTCAAGGATCGGCCCCAAATCAGCTGTAGCTAATATGATTTTCAAACAGGCTTGTGCTCTCCATAAAATTGAttcttcttattttcttttccttGCAGTGGAAAATGTTAGCAACAGCCTAGCTGCAGGTAAGCCAACCTGTTTTGATACATTGAACttgacagtgttattttagtatttgttTTGAATAACATTTAcgtttatattttcagtttgaattttaattttagtttgttttagtgttgtgctttttttgtttttatttttattttagttttagtatattttttagtaacttaaacttattttatttccattagttgccaaggcaacatgtCTTATTTTTGCTGtgtaattttactttatttcagctttattttaattaacaaa
This genomic stretch from Megalobrama amblycephala isolate DHTTF-2021 linkage group LG2, ASM1881202v1, whole genome shotgun sequence harbors:
- the rnf34b gene encoding E3 ubiquitin-protein ligase RNF34 isoform X2, which encodes MKAGASSMWASCCGLLNEVMGTGAVRTQQPGFGAGAGPFRFAPSAGYSTYPPSSTTSGSAGLACKACGLAFSVFRRKHVCSDCKKSFCSLCSVLQENLRRCATCHLLWGTAFQRPRLMRLRVKDLRQYLTLRNINTDTCREKEDLVDLVLCHLGAELEIGEDEEEEEEEEEEAVADTDSLPSLPRALSTLPASTARSSSQQSVLSVAASQGEALSRSNSSGTTNQDHGDAASVSLLNLEPHDDILEASPATQRRARASLSDLSREDDIESLTVRQLKEILARNFVNYSGCCEKWELVERVHRLYRENELNRRSMENVSNSLAADGVQVAQLGGVDENLCRICMDAVIDCVLLECGHMVTCTKCGKRMNECPICRQYVVRAVHVFKS
- the rnf34b gene encoding E3 ubiquitin-protein ligase RNF34 isoform X3: MKAGASSMWASCCGLLNEVMGTGAVRTQQPGFGAGAGPFRFAPSAGYSTYPPSSTTSGSAGLACKACGLAFSVFRRKHVCSDCKKSFCSLCSVLQENLRRCATCHLLWGTAFQRPRLMRLRVKDLRQYLTLRNINTDTCREKEDLVDLVLCHLGAELEIGEDEEEEEEEEEEAVADTDSLPSLPRALSTLPASTARSSSQQSVLSVAASQGEALSRSNSSGTTNQDHGDAASVSLLNLEPHDDILEASPATQRRARASLSDLSREDDIESLTVRQLKEILARNFVNYSGCCEKWELVERVHRLYRENELNRRSNGVQVAQLGGVDENLCRICMDAVIDCVLLECGHMVTCTKCGKRMNECPICRQYVVRAVHVFKS
- the rnf34b gene encoding E3 ubiquitin-protein ligase RNF34 isoform X1, with the translated sequence MKAGASSMWASCCGLLNEVMGTGAVRTQQPGFGAGAGPFRFAPSAGYSTYPPSSTTSGSAGLACKACGLAFSVFRRKHVCSDCKKSFCSLCSVLQENLRRCATCHLLWGTAFQRPRLMRLRVKDLRQYLTLRNINTDTCREKEDLVDLVLCHLGAELEIGEDEEEEEEEEEEAVADTDSLPSLPRALSTLPASTARSSSQQSVLSVAASQGEALSRSNSSGTTNQDHGDAASVSLLNLEPHDDILEASPATQRRARASLSDLSREDDIESLTVRQLKEILARNFVNYSGCCEKWELVERVHRLYRENELNRRSMENVSNSLAAVIAYPPPICNGGIGDGVQVAQLGGVDENLCRICMDAVIDCVLLECGHMVTCTKCGKRMNECPICRQYVVRAVHVFKS